The DNA segment GTTATTTCCTCTTGCTGCTGCGCTATAACATCGTCACCGCTTCCATAGATTTCGTGATAAATCTGGGCATTTTATGGCTGCTGACCCATTTCCTAGGCGTCCATTACATGGTTGCCAACATCGCGGGACAGATTTTGGGGCCGGTCTTCAAGCTGCTGGCCAACGAATATCTGGTGTTCCCCAAATTTAAACACAAAAAGACCTCCGATACTGTAATCAAGGATATAAGGGAGAAAGCATGAACGATAAAAAAGCTGAGAGGGTGATAGACACATTCACCGGTCCCCTGGAAAGAAAAATTCTATGCAAGCTGGCCAACGCCCTTCCGGAGAAGGTTCTTCCCGACCATCTCACGGTTTTGGCGTTTGTGGGCACGCTTATCAGCGCGGCTGCCTATCTGCTGAGTGCGCAATCACGCTACTGGCTGTTTCTGGCCAGTTTCGGCTTCGTGCTGAACTGGTTTGGCGACAGCCTGGACGGCACCCTGGCCCGGGTTAGGCATATCGAGCGGGAGCGTTATGGCTACTTTGTGGACCATCTGGCCGACGCCCTGACCACGGTGATAATCTGCCTGTCTTTCGGCCTGTCACCCCTGATGCGCTTCGACATCGCGATGATGATAGCCATCGGCTATCTGCTGATGAATGTCTATGTGCACGTTTCCGCCTACACTCAAGGCGAATTCCGCATCTCCTACATGAAGTTCGGCCCCACCGAGATCAGGCTGGCCATCATCCTCTTCAATACCGTCATGTTCTTCTGGGACGGTCAAGTGCTGGAATACCGGGGCAACCACCTGACCATCATGGACCTGGGAGGATTGGTTTTCAGCCTGGCGTTTGTGGTCATATTCATCGTAAGCTTCATCAAAACGGCTCTCAAGCTGGATAAACTCGACCGGGCCAAAAAGCGGGACGAATGCAAACAGGAATAAGGACGGACAATCCTCGGAAAGATTCTGGGCTTCACCGCCATTGTATCCTGCCATCCGCGTCCTTAACGCCCGATTCTATCCCTCTTTAATGCCTCCCGCCCGATCCTCGCATCGAATGCGGGCATAATGCGGGAGGCGCATCCGGGCCACAGGGAAGGGCCTTAACGGCCAGACCATATCGCTTCTCCCATGCTAAATGCTGGCGTCGAGCGAGGAACGAGCATCGACGGCAGCAAATATTCCTGTCGTCCATGCACACTGAGTTTGCTGGACGTCAGGCCGTTCCAGGGCATTATCTGCCCGATTAGATATAGAGCCTAATAAACCGGTTTTGCGGAAAAGGGGGTCAGCGCCGGATGGCGTCGATGAGCTCGGAGAGCGGCTCTAGGGGATATTCTTTTTGCTCGCCGCTGTTCAGGTCCTTGAGAACGGCGCTTTTTTGGGCGAGTTCGGTTTCGCCGACGATCAGGGCATAGCGCGCCTGGCGGTTGTCGGCGGCTTTCAGTTGCGCTTTGAAGGAATGCTTGTCTGGATCCAGCTCGGCAAAAACGCCAGCCTTGCGTAACTCATTCAGATAAAGCAAAATGAACTCGAATGCCGCGGCACCCATCGGAATCACAAAAACATCGGGAACAGGAGCTTTTCCCAAGGACACGTTTTCCTCTTCCAGAGCCAGCAGCAGGCGTTCGAAGCCACCGGCGAAACCGATGGCGGGTATGCTTTTGCCGCCGATTTGTTCCAGCAGGCCATTGTAGCGTCCGCCCCCGGCCAGGGAATTCTGCGCGCCCAGGCCCATTGAAACGATCTCGAAGGCAGTGTTGGTGTAATAATCCAGACCGCGAACGATGCGGGGATTGATGGTAAATGGTATCTTCATCAGTTCCAAATGGTTCTGGGTGTCGGCGAAGTGGACCCTGCAGGGCTCGTCCAGATAGTCCAGTTGGGAAGGTGCGTCCTTGGCTATCTCTTTGCAGGTCATCACCTTGCAATCCAGCAAGCGGCGGGGTTTGAGGTCTATCCGCACCTGGCAGTCCGGACAGAGTTCCGCCAAATGGGGACGGAAGTATGCCTGCAGCGCTTTGTCATATTCTCTGGAGCAGTCGGCACAGCCCACGCTGTTCAGTTCCAGCCGCAGGTTGGTGAGGCCCATGCCGCTGAGGTAGAGCCAGAGGATGGAGATCACTTCAGCGTCATAATAGGGATGATTGCTGCCGATGAACTCGACGCCGTATTGCTGGTGCTGGCGGTAACGCCCTGCCTGGGGGCGGTCGTAACGGAACATGGGTCCGATGTAATACAGCTTGCGCGCCGCGGAGCCGATGTCCAGGCGGTTTTCCAGGTAAGCCCTGGCCACCGGAGCGGTTCCTTCAGGACGCAGCGCGAACTCGCGGCCTTTCTGGTCCGTAAAGCGGTACATTTCTTTTCTAACAACGTCGGAACTCTCTCCGGATGAGCGTTCGAACAGCGCGGCCTGCTCGAAGGCAGGAGTGCTTATCTCCTCATAGCCAAAGGCGGCGGCAAGCTCTCTAAAAGCGGCGGTAACTTTGTGCCACTTATAGCTTTGCTCCGGCAGAATGTCGTAGGTTCCACGGGGTCTCTTATATTGCATGATCACCTCAAGAAATAAAGCAATTCGTCAGTGGGCGCGGATTCGTCAAGCTGTAAATTCGGATAGCGCACGCCGGTGAGGTACAAACCCTGGGCGGGAGCGGTTGTAACCAGTTTCTGGCGCGGGTTGGCCTCGTCCAGGATGGCTTGCAGAACGTCGGGGCCCAGGCCGCCGTGATCCAGATTGACCAGGGTGCCAACGATGCGGCGCACCATGTTGTGCAAGAATCTGTCCGCGGTGAGGTCAAAGCGGATAATGCCCCGCTCCTCGGAGATTTCAAGCCTTTGGATGTCACAGATGTGGTTGGGCACCAAAGGATTGTCGCGGCTGAGAGAGGAAAAGTCGTGGGAGCCGATCAGCACTTCTGCCAGCCGGGAAAGGCTGGGCACCCCGATGTCGCGGCGGGGCATGAAACCCGTGTGCAGGCGGTTCAGCGGGGTTTGCAGCCGGGCCAGCAGATAGACGTAGCTGCGGGCCATGGCCTGGTAGCGGGCGTGAAAATCATCCGCCACCGCCCAGATGCCTGTTATCATCAAGTCCTGCCCAAGTTTGTTGTTCAGGGCAAGCATGAGCTGGCGCGGGCTCATTTTGCCGCGGTAGTCGAAATGGGCGAAATGGGCTAGGGCATGGACACCAGCGTCAGTGCGGCCCGCTCCGGTGACTCCGGGATGGCGAACTCCGATCTGGTGAAAAGCGGAGATGAGGTCACCCTGGATGCTGCGTCCCGCGCACTGGACCTGCCAGCCGCGGAAGCCGGTCCCGTCATACATCAGGCGCATCAAAAAGCGGGCCATATTCTCACACCGAACTGATAAGCACCATCAGGGTCATCAGGCTGAGGGCGATGAGGTTGGACGCGGGCCTGCCGGATTCGGCCACAGGGGCTTTCAGCAACCAGGCCAAATGAGCCTCGATCACATCCGAATCCCGGTAAACCCTGGTCGCGGCGGCGATCATGCTGTCCAGAACCGTGCCGATGCTGCTATGCCCTTTGAGCTTGTGCCGGTCGAAATGCCTTGTATAGGCCCTGATGTAGAGAGCAGTGGCCAGGATGAAGCGCAGCAACCTCATGCCCCACTTGCGCTTGCGCAGCCATGAGGTGTCGCGCAGAACCAGGCTGAGATGCAGGTTGCCGAAACAATAGACGGTGGCCTCGATGAAGAAGATCAGCTTCAGGCTGAAGAGCAGCATATCGGGAAATTCAGCTTTGAAGATGGTGCCAAAGACCCAATAGGCCGCCAGAAAAGGCAGGGTGAGGCGCAGTCCCCGGAGGAGCTTGGGATAGAGGGAAAGGTCGAGCAGCATGAATAGGCAGTAGAGGGCCATCAGCATGCCAAGCTGCCGCCAGGACGCGTCCAGAGCGGCAAACAGGGCCAGCACCAGGATCAGCAGCCACAGCCAGAGGTTTTGCCCGCTGAGGGCAGAAGCCTGGTTGTTACTCTGCGGGCCCATCCGGTGTCAGGGTCTGGGAACCGCCGTCATCCCCGGGCTGGCCATCATCCTGGGGCGGTTCCTCCGGCGATTCCCCATCCGGGGCCGGCTGGTCCGGCAAAGGCTCTTCCGGCTTGGGTTTTTCGGGTGTGGACTCCTCCGGCAAGGTTTCCGGCTTCACTTCTCCGCCCTCCGCTTCATCCGAATCCGGGGATTCTTCCTTATCCAGGTCCGGAGAATCCTCCTGGGGCTTTATCTCCGGCTCGGCTTGCGGTTCCGGCTCCTGCTCCTGCCCGTCCGCCGGTTTCAGCGAATCGGCAACCGCCGTCGAATCAGCCAGAGCCTGCAGGCTGTCCGCCACTGCCAGGGAATCCGGCAGTTCGTCACCGCTTCGCAGCTTGAAATTCCTGCCATCGTAAAAACGGGAGGTCATGGAGCCGTATTCCCCGGTGCGCTCAAGCTCCAACACTTTGTCCAGATAGGGTTTGGCGGCAGTGGTGTCCGGCACTTCGAAAGTGTGGAACCAGCCCAGGCGGTAGTTGGCCTTCAGGCTGATCGGCAGGTAATCCGAGGCGGCCAGTTCGTTCAGGATCACCAGCATGGAGTCCGGCTCAGATTCAGCCATGCCGAAAGCCCTGTCCAGAAGAAGCTCCTGGGCTTCCTCGTCGGGATCGATGAGGCGCACCGTTTCGCCGGCCAGCAGGTCATCCATGGCGTTGGTGTATTTATTGTTGGGAAAGCGGGTTAGCATATCTGAGTATATTTCTTCCATGCTCGGACGGTCGGGGCCGGTTCTGCTGTGGATGTTGGCCTGGGAAAAGAGGGCCATGGGTGTCAGTTCCCTGTCGTAACGGACAAAAAGGGCATCCATAGCTTCCAAGCGGTCCCGGGTCTGGTTCAAATCCGTTTCCGCTGCCGATAACCGCTGCTGAAGCTGCCTGCGCTGTTCCTCCTGGTCGGGAGCCTTTTCCGGTTCGTCAATTTCTGCCAGGCTGTCGGCTTCAGCAGGCACCTCCAGATCGAGTTCCGGCAAGCCCAGGCTGTCCGCTTCAGCATACAATTCCGGATCCATATCCGGAAGGCCCAGGCTGTCAGGCAATGCTTCCCGGCCGGGCTCGAACTCCTCTATCCTCAGGCTGTCAGCCTCCGTTTCAGCAAAGGTCATAGTATCCGCGGTGCCCAGGCTGTCGGCGCTGACATTCAGTTCCATCTCCAGACCGGGAATCGACAGGCTGTCAGCAACCATTGGGGCATCGGCAACGACTGTCAAACTGTCAGCCTCGACCTCCGTCCTGTCCGGCAGAACCGGTTCCGGCAAGGCTGCCAAAGCCTGTCCCAAAGAGTCAGCAAGGCTTTGTTTGGCATCCAGTTTCACTGCCAGGCTGTCCCGCAGGGTTTGCAGGCTGTCCCTGGAATCGATTATCCGCTGATACATCAGCAGCGCGGAATCCGGCAGGGAGAAAACGCTGAAGTAGTTTTCCGCGGCGGTGATGTGGTAGTCCACAAACTGCTGCAGGTTGTTGGTGGGATCGAAGCCCGGCTTGGTTTTGAGCTGAGTGACCGCCGTGGCTTTTTGCTGCCCGGGTTCGGCTAGTTCCGAGTTGGAGAATTCAGTTCGCACCTTATTGTAGGCCGTGCCGGCTTTGTCCAGGTCACGCAGCTCGTAGAAATAATATTCGCCCAAATGGTATTGCGCCTCGGCTGAACTCTGCGTGCGGGGATAGACCTTCATGATATCCTCTATCTCCGCCAGGCCTTTTTCCCCTTCGCCGCGGGCCAGCATCAGCCTGGCTTGCAGCACCCTGGCCTGGGAAACCTTCTCCGGCCGGAGTTCGTCTTTGAGCAGTTTGCGCAGGGTCTTGTCGCTTTGCTCATGCTCGCCGAGCATAAACTGGTTCAAAGCCACGTAGTAACGCGCTTCCAGCTTCATCGGCTGGGGGATGCGGCGGTCTCTGGCTATCTTTTGAAATTCCTCCAGCGCTGCCCGGTAGTCTTTCTGGATGAAGTAGTTTTGGCCATAGATGAAGAAAGCCTCGCGGTATTCGCTGGATTTGGGATAGTCCGTGATGATCCTGCCAAGCCAGTACTGGGCTTCCAGATAATCCTTGTCGGCGATGTTGAAGTCTGCCAGGGTCAGCAAGGCGCGGGGGTGCAGTTTCTTGTGTCGGGGGTCCAGGATGAATTCCTGCAATACCTTAACCGCGTCGTCCATGCGGTTGATGTCGCGCAAAACCTTTGCCAGATAGATATGCGCCTCGCCGAAGAAGGGGCTTTCAGGAAAACCTTTGATCAGGGATTCGAACTGGTCCTTGGCCTGGAACGAGCTGTTGCCTTTATAGTAGAGGGCCCTGGCCATCAGGTAGAGGGCATCGTCGGTCCGGCTGTCCCGGGTTGGGTTGCTGAGAATGATGCCGCATTTCTGGATCGTTTTGGTGTATTCCTCCACGGCCTGGTTGTTGGGCCGGCCGTTGGCGTTCAGAGGCCTGGCCTGGGCGGCGGCGAAATACTTGCGCGCGTTGTAAAGCGTGTTCACCTGGATGCAGGAGGCCAAAGCAAGGGCCAGCAAGAGCAGCGGAACTATTTTTCTCATAATCGCATCCGGGCGCGGTGGCGATTATTTGTCAATACAAATCTACACCCGCGGCGGCCACTTCGCTCAGGACGGCTCCCGACGCCAGCAAATCTATCGCCGAGTTGACGTCCGGATAAGCGATCCGGTCTTCCTCAAGCCGGGGCACGCTTTGGCGCAGCAGGGCCTTCACCCGCTCCAGCACCGGCGAACTGGAAATGCCCCTCATATCAAGGGCCTGGCAGGCGATCATGAGCTCGATGGCCAGAACGCCGCGCACGTTCTCCACCACCTGCGTCAGCTTGTTGGCGGAAATGGAGCCCATGGACACGTGGTCTTCCTGGTTCGCGGAGGTGGGGATGCTGTCAACGCAGGCGGGATGGGCCAGAACCTTGTTTTCCGAGACCAGCGAGGCGGCGGTAAGCTGCACTATCATGAAGCCGGAATCGATACCCGGACGCTTGGCCAGAAAAGCATTCAGCCCACGGTTGAGGGCGGGATTGAGCATTTGTTCCACCCTCCGCTCCGCGATGGAGGCCAGTTCGGCGATCGCGATGGCCAGCGTATCCAGAGCCAGGGCAAGAGGTTGGCCGTGGAAGTTGCCTCCGGATATCACCTTCTCTTCGTCGGGGAAAATCAGCGGATTGTCGGTGGCGGAATTGATCTCGACGGTCAAAACCCCGCGCGCGTAGGCCAAAGCGTCACGCGTGGCGCCATGCACCTGTGGCGTGCAGCGCAGGCTGTAGGCATCCTGAACGTTGCCGCAGTTCTTGTGTGAAGCGCGCAAGGGGCTGTTGGCCAGCAGGTTGCGCAGATTGGCCGCGCTGTCTGCCTGGCCGGGGTGGGGGCGCAAAGCATGGACCAGCGGATCAAAAGCCCGCGGCGTGCCCCGCAAAGCGTCAATGCTGGCAGCGGCGCTGAGGTCGGCATATTTGCACAACCTCTCGGCCTCCAGCAGGTTCAAGACTCCCAAAGCGGCCATCACCTGGGTGCCGTTGTTAAGCGCGAGTCCCTCTTTGGCAGCCAGTTTCACAGGTTCCAGTCCGGCTTTGCGCATGGCCTCCGCTCCGCTCATTATCTGGCCCTGGAATTCCGCCTCGCCTTCCCCGATGAGCGGCAAAGCCAGATGGGAAAGGGGTGAAAGGTCGCCGCTGGCTCCAACTGAACCCCGCATCGGGATCAACGGATGAACGCCCCGGTTGAGCATTTCCACCAGGGTTTGCAAAGTTTGCACGCGGATGCCGGAATGCCCCTTGGCCAAAACGTTCACGCGCAGCAGCATGATGGCGCGCGTCTGGGCAATGGAATAAACCGGGCCAACACTGGTGGCATGGCTGCGGATCAGGTTAACTTGAAGTTCCGCTGTGTGTTCCGGGGGCACGGTGACCGTGCTGAATTTGCCGAAACCGGTGGTGAGCCCGTAAACCACATCTCCCCTCGCGATAACCTTGTCCACGTATTCGCGGCATTTCTTCACTTTGGCCAGGCAGGCGTCGGTTAATGCTATGGGCGTCCGCTTTGTTGCTATTGCCTCAACCTGTTCCAGGCTCAGGCTGTTTCCGTCGATTGCTATTGTCTGCATTGGGGTCCTCTTTTGACGGCTGGCGGCACTTTGGCTGTTGGCCTCCGCCAACCGATGTTTGCACAAAGTTTTTTTCCGCCCCTTTTTTGTCAAACCCCTTGTGCCAGTCAGCCTGCCATGCTTCACAAACTCCCGGTCTGACGCTTCCCCTGCAACTTTTTGGAATCGTTTTTTGGGAATCCATCAGGGAATGCCGGGGAAAATAGTTCTTGACACAGGATAGCGATTCATTTAAAATACAACCAGTTAGGATGAACGGTCATAGTTGAACAAAAGGCTCGCGATACGCATTTAGCTTGAGTTCATTAAAGAAGAACGCGCGTAAAGCCCTGTATCAATGGGGAGGATCGATGAAAAAACGTTTGTGGTTTACGTTGCTGTTACTTATGTCTATTGGTCTGCTAACAGGTCAGACATGGATACGCTACTATCTCTTTGATGATCTTTGTTCGGGTCTCTATGATAGTGCGAGTTCAGAAGTTTGTAATGTTATCCCTGCAATTGATGGAGGATATTTACTCCAAGGATATGTTGAGTTTGCATATGGAGATATACCGGCATACGCTGACAATGTATTCTGGAAACTCGACGAATATGGCGAAATTGTTTGGAGAAGAACGGGGGGAGGAAACTTCGCATTTAACAGTATAGTCTCCAATGGTATAGACAGATACTATTGCCTTCGCACTCAATCAGGATATTCTACCCTATATATCTTCGACAACGAATTAAATTGGCTGGGCTACTATCATAATTATACGGTATCCTTATACGACATGCAATATGTTGAAGATGGCTTGGTCTTTGCGGGTAAAGTCAATGGCCAAGCTGTGGTACTTAAAACCGATTTCCAGTTCAATGTGATCTGGCAGAGCGATCCTTTTTGGGCAATGGGTCAAGCGCGTTCAGTTGAGCCTTTTGGAGATGGATGGATTTCTCTTTCGAGTAGAGTTTTTACGGAAATCAATGCAGTAGGGGATACTCTCTGGACTTACTATGACTCAATAAACAATACCGGGTTCTATGACTGTACTGTATCTGAAGATGGCAGCATTTATTTGCTTGGTTTATATAAGCTTTGGAAAGTAGATATTATCGAGCATACACTGGACCTGGTAGCTGCTAATACTCCTGGCTTTGATACTGACCTACATGGTGCAATCGACATTCTTCCCAACGGCAACATTGTATATACCGGTGGCAGACCAAGCACAGGTCCGATTCTCCACAGCTACAGTCCTAATGGAGTGATTCAATGGAGTAGATCGTATGACACTTTGGGAGCGATATATTTTGGGACAGGCTCAAAGAACCTTTTGGTTATGCCCGATGGCAGCATCCTGTTTTGCATGCATCATGGTACTCTTGTCCTAGTAAAAACTGATCCTGATGGCAATGTAGTAGCCAATAACGACCCTGTCGCGCCTGCCCCAACAGCATCCATCATCTGTTATCCGCAACCCGCAGCCAACAGTGTAATGGTTTCAGTTAAAAGTGACCTGGTGGGCGATTTGGGATACAGCATAATCAATATCAAGGGGCAAAAGGTGTATTCCGGCAAGATCGATGGGCGTCACCGGGAGCAAAGCTTTGAGCTTCCAAACGAAGCTCTGGACCGTATGCCCAATGGCATTTACCTGATCAGCCTGGAACAGGGGAAACGCAGAATCGCCGCTGCCAGGCTGGTGATGTTCAAATAAGGAGCCTTAATAATTCACAAGCCCAAAAACCCTGTGTGAATTATTATCTCATTGTTCCCCAACATGTTAACCCGAATAATTCACAAATATCCCTCTCTTATATACCCGGAAAACGGCATGAGGGGCAGGGTATGCTGGTAAGGGGATAGATGTATTTATATAATATAATAAAATATAAAACTATAATATATCATATATATTCTATCTATATCTCTTATATATAATTATCCTGCATTGCCTCTCCCTCCGGTCATCAGGTTAGAGCCGTATGTAATAGAGAGCTATATTTGTGAATTATTCGATCTATCTCATTGCCAGCCAGCGCGTTAATAATTCACACAGGGTTTTTGGGCTTGTGAATTATTCGGAATCACGGCCGTTATTTCCCACCCGCTAAAACAAGTCCCCCAATTCAATCCGTTAATCCGTCCGATCCGCTAATCCGTATGAAAATCACTCTGTTACATCCGTGTTCATATCCGCGAAAATCCTGGACAAACCCCTGTTTTCCCGCCCACTATCAATTCCAGCCTGACTCCTCCTTTGCCCTATCCAATTAGCCTCTCACTTACTTCCCGTTGACTTCCCGTTTGAAAGGCGGGAACTCAGCGGGAAGTGAACGGGATGTGAGTGGGATGGGGTAAACGGCGAAGCCCGCTGCTTTCATCAGGGTTTTCTGATGGTTTGCAGCATCGACTGAGGCAATGAATGATTCTTACAATACATCCTGTCGTCCATGCTCACCGCGTTTGCTGTACGCCGGGGATGGATGGCTGGAGTCGAGCGAGGAACGGGCATCGGCTACAGCAAAGTATAAGCACTGCGATGTATCCGAAATGGCTGAGAAATTGCCTGGGCAACAAACTGCGGAAGCTTCCCTCTTCGCGGTCCATGGCCGGGAAACAAGCCATCATGGGCATCCCGGCGGAAAGGCTTGACAAATACACCCCCTGTCTTTTCTGGTCCCAAAGGCACAATTTGCGTATAAACATAAGGAAAGAAATGCGTTTTGAACAAGAACTGAAAGTGATAAAAAGAGCAGTGGATGAGATCATTCCGCTGGAAGACCTGCTGGCCAAACTCGAAAAAAGCGATAAGACCGGCCAGCCGTTGCGGATCAAATTCGGGATCGACCCCACCGGTTACGACGTCCATCTGGGGCATCTGGTGCCGATCCGCAAGATGCGTGATTTTCAGGACCTTGGCCACACAGGGGTGATCATCATCGGCGATTTCACAGCCCAGATCGGCGACCCCACCGGCCGCGACGAATCGAGGCCGCCGCTCACGCACGAGGAAATCCTGGCCAACAGCGAAAAATACATGGAGCAGCTTTACACCGTCCTAAAGCCCGAACAGACGGAAGTCCGCTGGCAGAGCGAATGGTTCAGCTCCATGGGCATGGCGGAAATCCTGAAAATGATGGGAAAATTCACGCTGGCCCAGTTCATGGCCCACGATACTTTCAGGACGAGGTTTGAAGCCGGCCTGGCCCTGGGCATGCACGAAATCATGTATCCCGTCCTGCAGGGCTACGACTCCGTGGCCATCAACAGCGACGTCGAGCTGGGCGCCACCGAGCAGAAATTCAACATCCTCTGCGGACGCGACATGCAGCGCCACTTTGGCCAGGAGCAGCAGGTGGCGGTGCTCTCACCCATCCTCACCGGCACCGACGGCGTGAACAAGATGGGCAAATCCCTGAATAACTACATCGCGGTATTTGACAGTCCCGATGATAAATACGGAAAGGTGATGTCCATTCCGGACAGCCTCATCCTGAACTATTTCAAGTATGCCGCGAACGCCGACGAGGAAACGCTGGCCGAGGTGACCGGCGAACTGGCCAGGGGAAGCAATCCCATGTTGCTGAAGAAAAGGCTGGCGCGCGAGATAGTCGGTTTTTACCACGGGGAGGAAGCCGCGCTGAGCGCTCAGGAAAACTTTGAACGGCTCTTTTCCAAACGCGAGCTTCCGGAGGAGATGCCGGAGTTTGAAGTTGGCGAGCCCGTGGTCCGCCTGGTCAAGCTGCTCACCGACAGCGGCTTATGCGCCAGCGGAGGCGAGGCCAAACGCCTCATCCTGGGCGGCGGGGTGAGCATCGACGGTGTCAAAGCCGATTCGACCGACGCCGAAATCACCGTCGCCGACGGCATGGTGCTGCGGGCCGGCAAACGCAAGTTTATGCGGCTCAGGAAGGCCTGATATGACCCCGTCAATTGGATTGATACGCACCGTTCTGAACGGCATCGTTATCCTGATCGTTTTTTACTCCATCATCATCCATGAAGTCAGCCACGCCGTGGTATCCTACTGGCTGGGCGACGACACGGCCAAACGGGCCGGCCGGCTGAGCCTGAATCCCTTCAAGCATATCGATTGGTTCGGCACTGTAATCCTTCCCCTGATAATGTATTACACTGTCGGCGTGATCTGGGGCTACGCCAAGCCCGTGCCGCTGAACCCTTACAACTACAGAAACATGAAACAGGGGATTGGGCTTTCGGCGATGGCAGGACCTGTTTCAAACATCCTTATCGCGATAGTTTTCGCCCTGCTTTACCATCTGAGCCCCGGCAACCAGTTGCTTTCCCATATCTTTCAGATGGTGGTGTTTTTCAACCTGCTGCTGGCTTTTTTCAACCTCATCCCCATCCCTCCGCTTGACGGGAGCAAGGTTTTGGGCATGTTGCTGCCCGACGACTCCTACTGGCGCTGGATGGCCCAGGAAAGGACAGGCATGTACGTGCTTTTCGGCATCCTGATAGTATCCCAGCTTTTGGGGCTGAACATCATCGGAAGGCTAATCCTGCCCCCCATCAACCTGGTGATGGGCCTGCTGGGCGTTGTCTGATTATTAAAATACATACATAAGGAACACAAACATGGAAAAGACCAAAATCCTCGAACTCATCAA comes from the Candidatus Cloacimonadota bacterium genome and includes:
- a CDS encoding tetratricopeptide repeat protein is translated as MRKIVPLLLLALALASCIQVNTLYNARKYFAAAQARPLNANGRPNNQAVEEYTKTIQKCGIILSNPTRDSRTDDALYLMARALYYKGNSSFQAKDQFESLIKGFPESPFFGEAHIYLAKVLRDINRMDDAVKVLQEFILDPRHKKLHPRALLTLADFNIADKDYLEAQYWLGRIITDYPKSSEYREAFFIYGQNYFIQKDYRAALEEFQKIARDRRIPQPMKLEARYYVALNQFMLGEHEQSDKTLRKLLKDELRPEKVSQARVLQARLMLARGEGEKGLAEIEDIMKVYPRTQSSAEAQYHLGEYYFYELRDLDKAGTAYNKVRTEFSNSELAEPGQQKATAVTQLKTKPGFDPTNNLQQFVDYHITAAENYFSVFSLPDSALLMYQRIIDSRDSLQTLRDSLAVKLDAKQSLADSLGQALAALPEPVLPDRTEVEADSLTVVADAPMVADSLSIPGLEMELNVSADSLGTADTMTFAETEADSLRIEEFEPGREALPDSLGLPDMDPELYAEADSLGLPELDLEVPAEADSLAEIDEPEKAPDQEEQRRQLQQRLSAAETDLNQTRDRLEAMDALFVRYDRELTPMALFSQANIHSRTGPDRPSMEEIYSDMLTRFPNNKYTNAMDDLLAGETVRLIDPDEEAQELLLDRAFGMAESEPDSMLVILNELAASDYLPISLKANYRLGWFHTFEVPDTTAAKPYLDKVLELERTGEYGSMTSRFYDGRNFKLRSGDELPDSLAVADSLQALADSTAVADSLKPADGQEQEPEPQAEPEIKPQEDSPDLDKEESPDSDEAEGGEVKPETLPEESTPEKPKPEEPLPDQPAPDGESPEEPPQDDGQPGDDGGSQTLTPDGPAE
- a CDS encoding histidine--tRNA ligase, whose translation is MQYKRPRGTYDILPEQSYKWHKVTAAFRELAAAFGYEEISTPAFEQAALFERSSGESSDVVRKEMYRFTDQKGREFALRPEGTAPVARAYLENRLDIGSAARKLYYIGPMFRYDRPQAGRYRQHQQYGVEFIGSNHPYYDAEVISILWLYLSGMGLTNLRLELNSVGCADCSREYDKALQAYFRPHLAELCPDCQVRIDLKPRRLLDCKVMTCKEIAKDAPSQLDYLDEPCRVHFADTQNHLELMKIPFTINPRIVRGLDYYTNTAFEIVSMGLGAQNSLAGGGRYNGLLEQIGGKSIPAIGFAGGFERLLLALEEENVSLGKAPVPDVFVIPMGAAAFEFILLYLNELRKAGVFAELDPDKHSFKAQLKAADNRQARYALIVGETELAQKSAVLKDLNSGEQKEYPLEPLSELIDAIRR
- a CDS encoding GtrA family protein, whose product is MKTAKLITGLKRINLRKLISFHLIAWVGTLVNLAVLWLTHGVLKIPLMFAGAIAIEVAIIHNFTGHYFITWKDRVSRSPKSYFLLLLRYNIVTASIDFVINLGILWLLTHFLGVHYMVANIAGQILGPVFKLLANEYLVFPKFKHKKTSDTVIKDIREKA
- the hutH gene encoding histidine ammonia-lyase, which gives rise to MQTIAIDGNSLSLEQVEAIATKRTPIALTDACLAKVKKCREYVDKVIARGDVVYGLTTGFGKFSTVTVPPEHTAELQVNLIRSHATSVGPVYSIAQTRAIMLLRVNVLAKGHSGIRVQTLQTLVEMLNRGVHPLIPMRGSVGASGDLSPLSHLALPLIGEGEAEFQGQIMSGAEAMRKAGLEPVKLAAKEGLALNNGTQVMAALGVLNLLEAERLCKYADLSAAASIDALRGTPRAFDPLVHALRPHPGQADSAANLRNLLANSPLRASHKNCGNVQDAYSLRCTPQVHGATRDALAYARGVLTVEINSATDNPLIFPDEEKVISGGNFHGQPLALALDTLAIAIAELASIAERRVEQMLNPALNRGLNAFLAKRPGIDSGFMIVQLTAASLVSENKVLAHPACVDSIPTSANQEDHVSMGSISANKLTQVVENVRGVLAIELMIACQALDMRGISSSPVLERVKALLRQSVPRLEEDRIAYPDVNSAIDLLASGAVLSEVAAAGVDLY
- a CDS encoding CDP-alcohol phosphatidyltransferase; this encodes MNDKKAERVIDTFTGPLERKILCKLANALPEKVLPDHLTVLAFVGTLISAAAYLLSAQSRYWLFLASFGFVLNWFGDSLDGTLARVRHIERERYGYFVDHLADALTTVIICLSFGLSPLMRFDIAMMIAIGYLLMNVYVHVSAYTQGEFRISYMKFGPTEIRLAIILFNTVMFFWDGQVLEYRGNHLTIMDLGGLVFSLAFVVIFIVSFIKTALKLDKLDRAKKRDECKQE
- the truA gene encoding tRNA pseudouridine(38-40) synthase TruA, giving the protein MARFLMRLMYDGTGFRGWQVQCAGRSIQGDLISAFHQIGVRHPGVTGAGRTDAGVHALAHFAHFDYRGKMSPRQLMLALNNKLGQDLMITGIWAVADDFHARYQAMARSYVYLLARLQTPLNRLHTGFMPRRDIGVPSLSRLAEVLIGSHDFSSLSRDNPLVPNHICDIQRLEISEERGIIRFDLTADRFLHNMVRRIVGTLVNLDHGGLGPDVLQAILDEANPRQKLVTTAPAQGLYLTGVRYPNLQLDESAPTDELLYFLR
- a CDS encoding T9SS type A sorting domain-containing protein — its product is MKKRLWFTLLLLMSIGLLTGQTWIRYYLFDDLCSGLYDSASSEVCNVIPAIDGGYLLQGYVEFAYGDIPAYADNVFWKLDEYGEIVWRRTGGGNFAFNSIVSNGIDRYYCLRTQSGYSTLYIFDNELNWLGYYHNYTVSLYDMQYVEDGLVFAGKVNGQAVVLKTDFQFNVIWQSDPFWAMGQARSVEPFGDGWISLSSRVFTEINAVGDTLWTYYDSINNTGFYDCTVSEDGSIYLLGLYKLWKVDIIEHTLDLVAANTPGFDTDLHGAIDILPNGNIVYTGGRPSTGPILHSYSPNGVIQWSRSYDTLGAIYFGTGSKNLLVMPDGSILFCMHHGTLVLVKTDPDGNVVANNDPVAPAPTASIICYPQPAANSVMVSVKSDLVGDLGYSIINIKGQKVYSGKIDGRHREQSFELPNEALDRMPNGIYLISLEQGKRRIAAARLVMFK